A section of the Hevea brasiliensis isolate MT/VB/25A 57/8 chromosome 17, ASM3005281v1, whole genome shotgun sequence genome encodes:
- the LOC110635671 gene encoding pentatricopeptide repeat-containing protein At5g61370, mitochondrial yields the protein MHTNKSKNFLCSMYSAVSHNQVPLELQEMCKVISTSIGSLDDLESSLDGFRVCLTSPLVTQIMDSCKHEAPTRRLLRFFLWSNKRLVSEMKNEDFNHAIRVLAEKKDHTAMQILISDLRKDGRVMEAQTFGLIAETLVKLGREDEALGIYKNLDKFKCPRDSKTVTAIVSALCAEGHAKKAYGVFWHHKDLLSEVKPCIYRSLLYGWSMLENVKEARKIIKEMKGDGIMPDLFCFNTFLKCLCERNLKRNPSGLVPEALNVMMEMRSYRIEPNSISYNILLSCLGRARRVQESCRMLELMKKSNCAPDWVSYYLVVKVLYLTGRFGKGIKIVDEMIVAGLVPDHKFYYDLIGVLCGVERVNFALELFERMKRSTIGGYGPVYDVLIPKLCTEGNFEKGKELWDEAMAMDVTLCCSIDVLDPSITKIFKPTRKVEEEVRLQNCITANIPKTQAQVSKTRRNVNKKMESKKRQKKSASR from the coding sequence ATGCATACCAACAAATCTAAGAATTTTTTATGTTCTATGTACTCCGCAGTTTCGCATAATCAAGTGCCACTCGAGCTGCAAGAGATGTGCAAAGTTATTTCCACATCTATTGGTAGTTTAGACGATTTGGAATCTAGTTTAGATGGATTTAGAGTTTGTTTGACATCACCTCTTGTTACTCAAATCATGGATTCTTGCAAACACGAGGCTCCAACTAGAAGACTGTTAAGATTTTTTCTGTGGTCGAATAAAAGACTGGTTTCTGAAATGAAAAATGAAGATTTTAATCATGCAATTCGAGTTTTGGCAGAGAAGAAGGATCATACAGCAATGCAAATTTTAATTTCAGATTTAAGGAAGGACGGTCGTGTGATGGAGGCACAAACTTTTGGTCTTATAGCTGAGACATTGGTTAAACTAGGTAGAGAAGATGAGGCATTGGGTATATACAAGAACTTGGACAAGTTCAAGTGCCCTCGAGATAGTAAAACTGTCACTGCCATTGTCAGTGCTCTTTGTGCCGAAGGTCACGCTAAGAAAGCATATGGGGTGTTTTGGCATCACAAGGATTTGTTATCAGAGGTCAAGCCTTGCATTTATAGAAGTCTTTTATATGGGTGGTCAATGCTGGAGAATGTGAAGGAAGCACGAAAGATTATCAAAGAGATGAAGGGGGATGGGATAATGCCGGATCTGTTTTGTTTTAATACATTTCTCAAGTGCCTATGTGAGAGAAATCTCAAACGCAATCCATCAGGACTTGTGCCTGAAGCTTTGAATGTGATGATGGAAATGAGATCTTACAGGATAGAACCAAACTCAATTAGTTATAATATTTTGCTTTCTTGTCTTGGCAGGGCAAGAAGAGTCCAGGAATCTTGTAGGATGCTTGAGCTAATGAAAAAATCAAATTGTGCTCCTGACTGGGTTAGCTATTATCTTGTTGTAAAAGTATTGTATTTGACTGGGAGATTTGGTAAAGGGATTAAGATAGTGGATGAGATGATTGTAGCGGGCTTGGTCCCGGATCATAAATTTTACTATGACTTAATTGGTGTTCTTTGTGGAGTTGAGAGGGTGAATTTTGCTCTCGAGTTGTTTGAGAGAATGAAGAGAAGCACAATAGGTGGTTATGGGCCAGTATATGATGTGCTGATACCTAAACTTTGTACAGAGGGGAACTTCGAGAAGGGTAAAGAGCTATGGGATGAGGCCATGGCCATGGATGTCACTCTTTGCTGCTCAATTGATGTGCTGGATCCCTCAATCACCAAGATTTTCAAGCCAACAAGGAAGGTGGAGGAAGAGGTCAGGCTTCAGAATTGCATCACAGCCAACATTCCTAAGACTCAAGCACAAGTTAGCAAAACTAGGAGAAACGTAAACAAGAAAATGGAAAGTAAGAAGAGACAGAAGAAATCTGCTTCAAGATAA